The sequence CGGCTTTCCTGCCATATCGCTTCCACCGGGAAACAGTACCACAGCCATGCAGCCACCATTTACAAGTGGGCGCAGGAGGACGCTGCCAAAGGCAAGGCTGCCCCGAAACAGGGCATACCCGATTATTCATGCAAGGAGGGCGAGAGCTTATGAAAAACGGAATTGAAGCTATGATTACGGACATTACAGCCACTACCGCCGAAGCGGAGGACTACACAGGCGAGGACGGGCTTTTATACTGCGGTAAGTGCCATACGCCCAAAGAAGCCTATTTTGCAGAGGGAAAGACTTGTTTCGGGCGTGACCGCCACCCGGCAGAGTGCGACTGCCAGCGGGCAGCCCGTGAAAAGCAGCAAGCCGCCGAAAGCCGACAGAAGCACCTTGAAAAAGTGGAGGACTTGAAACGCCGGGGCTTTACCGACCCTGCTATGCGGAACTGGACATTTGAGCATGACAACGGCAGAAACCCGCAGACCGAAACCGCCCGCTTTTATGTGGAGAGCTGGGAAACCATGCAGGCTGAAAATATCGGCTACCTGTTTTGGGGCGGCGTGGGGACGGGAAAAAGCTACCTTGCCGCCTGTATCGCCAACGCCCTTATGGAAAAAGAGGTTGCCGTCTGCATGACAAACTTTGCAACGATACTGGGTGACCTT comes from Oscillospiraceae bacterium and encodes:
- a CDS encoding ATP-binding protein, whose translation is MKNGIEAMITDITATTAEAEDYTGEDGLLYCGKCHTPKEAYFAEGKTCFGRDRHPAECDCQRAAREKQQAAESRQKHLEKVEDLKRRGFTDPAMRNWTFEHDNGRNPQTETARFYVESWETMQAENIGYLFWGGVGTGKSYLAACIANALMEKEVAVCMTNFATILGDLAASFEGRNEYISRLCSYPLLILDDFGMERGTEYGLEQVYSVIDSRYRSGKPLIATTNLTLEELQHPQDTPHARIYDRLTSMCAPVRFTGSNFRKETAQEKLERLKQLMKQRKESL